One stretch of Eupeodes corollae chromosome 2, idEupCoro1.1, whole genome shotgun sequence DNA includes these proteins:
- the LOC129947428 gene encoding adenylate cyclase type 9 isoform X2 produces MAESRRQSVTFTAMPPGVLVNDSRANSNDDIQIALAPHIQSYLTQTGRRHSCCSVMLPVAFERAAAKSWMDPKFDSPVLEGQFLTSLFPHIRMRYRFTLLYILICSLAWFLYFMIGSGSNGYWREIASSFSILSILTILGLCFTYSDMYRAHSNLTSALTAIILCTASLGFLSFTSNAFSPLGHFAICLEIILLIYTAVPMTLWLSAVIAVTYSILFETLSQLVAGNAAVHGTYSEHCYKVLILRILLQFSVHLVGVHVLVMNVVRMRGTFMKIGQNLLVRRQLEMEKQLKEKMIHSVMPPKVADMLLNEGGMEPPDIMSPKYFRMRSSNDVKSLFRPFHMHSMENVSILFADIVGFTKMSSTKNAEQLVEILNDLFERFDDLCTLNGCEKISTLGDCYYCVSGCPEPRPDHAICCVEMGLGMIDAMRCFDAQRHEGVKMRVGVHTGTVLCGIVGTRRVKFDVWSNDVTLANKMESSGKPEQVHISEATLNFLGDAYFVEEGEEVMGQRTYFVVGRQKEISRNNSLSPSVRNDSNYLLAYHNEHSLSQSATNVSVIHPNVPPASPVGQTSSSLNPSPLLSIRPRLASLTMKIRKKSNGHQTHNDVNEKNTNINPSAQANPTIIITTKSLPGSLDSDQDDEGCCKGSSNTGSTLKPHTSNSEEENKTKARLKNWRVPRFLKKSDPSTGLLNSTPSRPPEEVSICLEQNGYQQIPLLIETTKPTCTLDIPQRPGHTTSASMIKSPDGSCCSPGQLSLFDEIIDIRSYISQSRSDISPFGRSGSYRSQCGRSGLSGQSCQWDGSPEGRPRASTLAAAKHALKHQPPPLPPCQNQLQACDILSICPSATSRKDSGIKSNSRRSSIQQQIYALNQTASISQHRVSGYFTSSTSSISNIGDLQIQIPVHIPPPPPTHPQQHVADPLAACLQQLRKQSDLQLIRCVRDNAKSQRSYLVKPPLRRFSLFFKSRQMEREFRSKAHRFGNENETEGPPTLATPRYNTYIDIFVGIAVYFCIAASLFLMAPSTVSYFHIWVVIFSIFTGIQFFALFLFTRQMCRRNNGKDKTTQKESCADRIFEAISSWYPWHTCLAVLMSMPAVLIVIHFLLLDLNLLQAFEYHYGFLIFVCIVHFCNFTQLNCWMRNILAFLAAMCFVGIAVSQLTSYVNRGDSVNSTEPSIFPNKHIIISEEVKWFQDYHVEIYLDLLLILILVWLLNREFEIGYRLTFYGNAVANQDKIRVQNMKNQADMLLHNIIPKHVAEHLKNTAKYSENHRNVAIIFASIVNFNEMYDESYLGGKEYLRVLNELIGDFDEQLSKPEFRCVEKIKTIGSTFMAASGLDPLNRGDNNHHIHALMEFSKAMQSVVDSFNKDLLEFNLILRIGFNIGDVTAGVIGTSKLHYDIWGDAVNVASRMDSTGIPGRLQVGKDCLPYLEDRYEFEPRGEVYVKGKDHMEVFLYKGEKSTESANNNEGESEDC; encoded by the exons TCAAGAAGGCAATCAGTCACTTTTACGGCTATGCCACCTGGAGTTCTAGTCAATGATAGTCGTGCGAATTCAAATGATGACATTCAAATAGCACTTGCACCGCATATACAGTCCTATTTGACTCAAACAGGACGAAGGCATTCATGTTGCAGTGTTATGCTACCAGTTGCATTTGAAAGGGCTGCAGCAAAGTCTTGGATGGATCCGAAATTTGATTCTCCTGTTTTGGAGGGACAGTTTTTGACGAGTCTTTTTCCACACATACGAATGCGTTATCG aTTTAcgcttttatatattttaatttgctcGCTGGCATGGTTCCTATACTTTATGATCGGCAGTGGTTCGAATGGCTATTGGCGGGAAATCGCAAGTTCCTTCTCGATTCTATCGATATTAACAATTTTAGGACTATGTTTCACCTATAGTGACATGTATCGAGCTCATTCGAATCTGACATCAGCTTTAACAGCCATCATTCTTTGTACGGCATCATTAGGTTTTCTAAGTTTCACCAGCAACGCATTTAGTCCTTTGGGACATTTCGCCATTTGCTTAGAAATCATTCTTCTCATTTACACGGCAGTGCCAATGACGCTATGGTTAAGTGCAGTCATTGCTGTCACCTATTCAATACTCTTCGAGACGCTTAGTCAATTGGTGGCGGGGAATGCGGCAGTGCATGGGACATACAGTGAACATTGCTATAAGGTGCTGATTTTGCGGATACTTTTGCAATTCAGCGTGCATTTGGTGGGAGTGCATGTGCTGGTGATGAATGTGGTTCGAATGCGTGGTACGTTCATGAAAATTGGACAGAATCTCTTGGTAAGGAGGCAGCTGGAAATGGAGAAACAGCTCAAGGAGAAAATGATACACTCTGTGATGCCGCCAAAAGTTGCTGATATGTTGTTGAATGAGGGCGGAATGGAACCTCCCGACATTATGAGCCCGAAATACTTTAGGATGAGGTCGTCAAACGATGTCAAGTCTTTGTTTCGGCCATTCCACATGCACAGCATGGAAAATGTGAGCATTTTGTTTGCTGACATCGTGGGATTCACAAAAATGTCATCCACAAAAAATGCTGAACAACTGGTAGAGATACTAAATGATCTCTTCGAGAGGTTCGACGATCTCTGCACTTTGAATGGGTGTGAGAAGATATCGACACTTGGCGACTGCTACTACTGCGTCTCAGGGTGTCCTGAACCAAGGCCAGATCATGCAATTTGTTGTGTGGAAATGGGTCTGGGGATGATCGATGCCATGCGATGCTTCGATGCTCAGCGGCACGAGGGAGTTAAGATGAGAGTTGGCGTTCACACTGGCACCGTTTTGTGTGGCATTGTTGGAACTCGCAGGGTGAAGTTTGACGTCTGGAGCAACGATGTTACCTTAGCTAataa AATGGAGTCCTCCGGGAAACCTGAACAAGTTCACATATCTGAGGCGACACTAAACTTTTTAGGGGATGCCTATTTCGTTGAGGAAGGCGAGGAAGTCATGG GCCAACGAACATACTTTGTAGTTGGACGGCAAAAGGAGATCTCTCGAAATAATAGTTTAAGTCCCAGTGTTCGAAATGATTCAAACTATTTGTTGGCATACCACAACGAACACTCTTTATCACAGAGTGCAACAAACGTGTCTGTCATCCATCCCAACGTTCCGCCAGCCTCACCAGTTGGTCAAACATCGAGTTCCCTTAATCCATCACCTTTGCTCTCGATACGACCGCGCCTCGCATCGCTCACAATGAAAATACGCAAGAAATCGAATGGTCACCAAACACACAACGATGTGAACGAGAAGAACACAAACATTAATCCATCAGCTCAAGCAAATCCTACAATAATTATAACCACCAAATCCCTACCAGGAAGCCTGGATTCGGACCAAGATGATGAAGGTTGTTGCAAAGGCTCATCAAACACGGGGTCGACATTGAAGCCACACACCAGTAATTcggaagaagaaaacaaaactaaagcaaGACTGAAAAACTGGCGAGTTCCTCGATTCCTTAAGAAGTCCGATCCATCGACGGGACTGTTGAATTCTACTCCATCTCGACCACCGGAAGAAGTGAGTATATGCCTTGAACAAAACGGCTATCAACAGATTCCACTGCTAATCGAGACCACGAAGCCCACCTGCACGCTAGACATTCCACAAAGACCAGGCCATACAACCTCCGCATCGATGATAAAATCGCCAGACGGTAGTTGCTGTTCCCCAGGGCAGCTTTCCTTGTTCGACGAAATCATTGACATCCGATCGTATATCTCACAATCACGGAGTGATATTTCACCGTTCGGTCGATCCGGCAGTTATCGATCGCAATGTGGCAGATCGGGGTTGTCTGGTCAGTCGTGTCAATGGGATGGCTCGCCTGAAGGTAGACCGCGTGCGTCCACTTTAGCAGCAGCGAAACATGCACTAAAACATCAGCCACCTCCGTTACCACCGTGTCAGAATCAATTGCAGGCGTGTGACATTTTGAGTATATGTCCCTCGGCGACAAGCCGCAAGGACTCTGGGATCAAGAGCAACAGTCGGAGGTCGAGCATACAGCAACAGATATATGCCCTTAATCAGACGGCATCAATCTCGCAACATCGGGTTTCTGGGTACTTTACCAGTTCCACATCGAGCATCTCGAATATAGGTGATCTGCAGATCCAAATTCCTGTCCACATTCCACCTCCTCCTCCCACACATCCACAACAACATGTGGCCGACCCGTTGGCGGCATGTCTGCAACAACTGAGGAAACAATCCGATCTCCAATTGATACGCTGTGTCCGAGATAACGCTAAATCGCAGCGGAGTTACTTAGTGAAACCTCCGCTCAGACGATTCAGCTTGTTCTTTAAATCGCGTCAAATGGAGAGAGAATTCCGCTCAAAAGCTCACCGATTTGGCAACGAAAACGAAACCGAAGGCCCACCCACCCTTGCCACGCCCCGCTACAACACCTACATCGACATCTTCGTTGGCATTGCGGTATACTTTTGTATCGCAGCGTCACTGTTTCTGATGGCGCCCTCTACCGTCTCGTACTTTCACATCTGGGTCGTTATCTTCTCCATTTTCACGGGCATACAATTCTTcgctttgtttttattcacGCGACAAATGTGTCGAAGAAATAACGGCAAAGACAAAACGACGCAGAAGGAATCGTGCGCTGATCGTATATTCGAAGCCATTTCAAGCTGGTACCCGTGGCACACGTGTCTGGCTGTTTTGATGTCGATGCCAGCGGTCTTGATCGTCATACATTTCCTCCTACTTGACCTGAATTTGCTGCAAGCCTTCGAATACCACTACGGTTTCTTGATATTCGTTTGCATTGTGCATTTCTGCAACTTTACGCAGCTGAATTGCTGGATGCGAAATATTTTGGCATTCTTGGCTGCCATGTGTTTCGTAGGCATTGCGGTTAGTCAGCTTACATCCTACGTCAACCGCGGTGACAGTGTCAACTCCACTGAGCCATCCATATTTCCAAATAAGCACATCATCATTTCGGAGGAAGTCAAGTGGTTCCAGGACTACCACGTGGAAATCTACCTTGATCTTCTATTAATCCTAATTCTGGTATGGTTGCTGAATCGGGAATTTGAGATCGGTTACCGATTGACTTTCTACGGCAATGCCGTTGCCAATCAAGATAAAATCCGGGTGCAGAATATGAAAAATCAGGCTGACATGTTGCTGCACAACATCATTCCGAAACATGTGGCCGAACACCTCAAAAACACGGCCAAATACTCAGAGAACCATCGAAACGTTGCGATAATCTTCGCAAGCATTGTTAATTTCAACGAAATGTACGACGAAAGCTACTTAGGTGGCAAGGAATACCTGCGAGTACTTAACGAACTAATAGGCGATTTTGACGAACAACTATCGAAACCGGAATTCCGGTGTGTTGAGAAAATCAAAACCATCGGCAGTACATTTATGGCAGCTAGTGGATTGGATCCGCTTAATCGAGGCGATAACAATCATCACATTCACGCACTTATGGAATTTTCAAAGGCCATGCAGTCTGTGGTGGATTCGTTCAATAAGGATCTGCTGGAGTTTAATTTGATTCTGAGAATAGGTTTCAATATTGGTGATGTGACAGCTGGTGTCATTGGAACTAGTAAATTGCACTATGACATTTGGGGAGATGCAGTTAATGTGGCCAGTCGAATGGATTCGACGGGAATTCCGGGTAGACTTCAAGTTGGCAAAGATTGTTTGCCATATTTAGAGGATAGATATGAGTTTGAACCTCGCGGTGAAGTTTATGTGAAGGGAAAAGATCACATGGAGGTGTTTTTGTATAAAGGTGAAAAATCAACCGAATCTGCAAACAATAATGAGGGTGAGAGTGaagattgttaa